The window CTTGTTTTATTAatctttttatttattatttattcgtctttccctaaaattatttaaattttttgaaattaattcacAAACTACTTGAGCAGCTAATAAGTACAACTATTTTGTGGTCAGCTACATGGATCTTATCCTTTGAAATTTACAGCAATCAACAATCAAACTACTGAAATGTTACCTCCTAATTTAACAACAATAGTTTTTTGTTCCTAAAGTATATTAGTATTCTGTTAGATTTTAGTTTTTATCTATCTCAGACATGATTTTCTTGTGCAGAACTGAAGGAGAAACATCAAAAGGATTTGCAGAACTTGACTTTGGCAACTCAACCTTTCAAGACgttctatttgtttttgtttgctacaCTACAACATTTAAGGCAATCACTTATATACATTTTAAGGAAGAGCGGCTGGATCATGCCTTTAACTATTCCTTTTGCTGCTCTGGGTTTCTTTCTTGTTAGTGATTATGGCTCCTATGAGAAGGTATCTTACTATTGAATTGATCAGTCACTCATTTGTAAACACCAGACCTAAGATGTCAAACAATTCCGATTTTATTGTAGTTGGGAAATTGATAAGCTAAGTTTATCACTGCTGAAGTAGATTGTAACTCTTaggttttataattattataaccaCTTGGTGTTTTGTTCCTTCAATTTCACCTAGCTATCATCtctaattttcttttttcttgaAACTTGATCCTTTACTCTATTTTTGTTTAACGGCGTTCGTGTTATTGGTTACAGCATCTTCTGGAATTGCTTCACTACACAAACTATGTTGTATGGTGGGTGACACTTGGTGTGGCATCATCAATCGGGCTAGGTAGGTGAATATTGCATTCGAGTACCATCTAAACTCAGTTTGGTACCTGTTCTGTTACATCGGTTGAAAATAATCTGCTAGGAACTTTCTTATAAAAGCATGTTATGGTCATATCATTTCACTATAACTTCTTTAACTGTCATTCTatatagggctgtaaatgaaccaaacgttcatgaacaagcttagtgttcggcttggtaagatcttgtttatgttcgttcaatttACACAAGATCAATtcaataaacaagcttgaacaactcgttaaactaaacaaacaaacttgaacacatatatgtgcaactcgttaatgttcgtgaacaacgtttgtgaataatgttcataaacaatattcacgaaccatgttcattaataaaactcttagcaatatgctaaataaacaaaaaacataaaataaaataaacaaataagtttgaattatcaaattcaataacTAAGCAAAcaagtaaaagtttcaaacaatcaaacaagcttgtattgagagctcgataacatctaaatgaactaagtttgaaccaagttcaagccaagcttgaattgagagttcgataacatctaaacgaaccaagcttgaACCAATCTTAAGCcaaatttgaattgagagttcgataacatctaaacgaactaagctcaagctcataaaaaataaactaagccaaacttgaacaatcatttcgaaggcttgatttattttaagctcggcttagcttgactcggttatcttatcaaacaaacttgaacacctgaaagcttggctcggcttgtttacatccCTAATTCCATATACATCATGTTGAGAATAACTTTATCTATGTATATGTTGAGGAAAGTTTTATGTGTAATATGCAGCTACTAGGTCAATACTAAATTTTGATATGATTTAGGAATTCCAAATGACTCAAATTACATCAacatccatcatacaaatactttttagttcttttcttctTCTAGAACAGATCTTGTTCTCCAATGAGCtcatttaagttttattttgatTTGCTAGTTCCTAAAATTTGCGCTTGCATATTTCTTCTATTTCGACGGATACATTTCATAGGTTGCTAACAACATTGGGTTTTTGCAGGATCTGGTTTGCACACATTTGTGCTGTATTTGGGCCCCCATATTGCCTTTTTCACTATCAAGGCGATCAAGTGTGGTCGAGTGGATCTCAAAACTGCTCCATATGATACCATACAGTTAAAAAGAAGACCTTTATGGCTTGAAAAGAAGTGTTCAGAGTTTGGACCACCCATATACCATTCATCACCTGAAAGTTTAGTTAAGGTTCCACTCCGCAGTATTCTCCCTCAGGTTCAGCTGGAGGCTATTCTTTGGGGATTGGGTACTGCCTTTGGTGAGCTTCCTCCTTATTTCATCTCAAGAGCAGGTAAATTTTCATATTCTTGACCATAAATCAAGATTCAGGTTCTTGTCACATAGCATCATTATGGCTGCATATTGAGTCATGATTTATTGAGCTGAAATATTAACATTTAGTTTAACTGGTTTTTGACATTTTAGCCTAGTGCTTCCTTGACTtcctggtttttttttttttttttttgtattctgTACATACTTTCCTTTACATCCATGTATTTCTTTATATCATCCTTGGAGGTCTTTCATTTAATTATTAAACTATTTTTTGGATTATACTCTAATGATTCGGATGGTATTGATAGAGGAAACTTTATTTAGTTTATTCATTAGTTTGCTATATTGTCATGATTGTAAATGCTATAGCAATTTATGTTACTCTGCCTTACGAAACAAATTGATGTTGTTACCAGTTTTATTGTATTAGTGCTTGCTGTGAATGCAATTTCAATCACATTAGTTCGTagtagttttcttttggtttaaaGAATCAAGCGTGGAAGTCTGCAAGTTCTTTGTCTAATTGGCatttgtaaaacttctaaacatgtgaatgaagcaaagatctgttgggaccttgacatcACCTAGAAAGTAGGTGAATAGCGTCttacccaaatcgttcgcttcctataatgttagtgcacagcggaatacaaaacaaactaacaaatagaaagctaaactaaaacaagaagaatgaagacaagcaaaccacaaagacacgttcatttacgtggttcggagataaaactcctactccatagatgtccgtaaggtggacgatcctgatctgtcagtggatgattccccggagaacttctgGGTAGCTCGcgtaactccttgtgggtggagaaacctcaccacaacttgtGTAAGACCACACTATATCACTTGagaacttggagactctaattagggttaaccaccactaatgtCGTCAACTTGCTTAAGCATcccaagctctattaaatagatctcgggaggaaaacaccaaGTTGTTTCctcgtcaccagtcgactggtacaaccaccagtTGACTGTTCCTAAGTGAAATTTGACCGTTATAAGCCAACGGTCGGCTATTAGTCTACTAATGAAAACACCAGTTGACTACTACAGTAACACTATAGTACCGTTACAGTAACATGAAATTTTAACCTGAGTACAgtttctcatgcactcgtccttgcccgcacaacctagacctagccttttagcctcctccatcagcctcgcgtccctcggttgcctccccatccttcacgccttgccttctggagcttccattggccttgtcattgttgtcgggtcttcctttgccaagaggccacGCCTTCGGGATTTCATcaattgtcaagtcacacttgtacttatgttgccaagactacatgcttggacttacaatgctaaaactcacccttggacttacaccaccaagactcatccttggatttttctcctttgctaagatcacacttggactctccttgttgtacttgtatcctgtatactcacaatgcatatcaaatacaacaataaacctaatttaaacctttgcccaaacatcaaaacctagggcatctagattgctccaacaatctccccctttttgatgtttgacaatccgtttaagttagggaaacataaatgtaataacaatacaaataaacatgcatatctaCTCATGCATAAGTCATAGAACctaaccctaggctcccccttcacctaagctccctttTGAGCTAGGATTTCGTACAAagttaaacttctccccctttgccaacaAGTGAGCAATTGCTCCcctttcacctaagctcccccttcacctaagctcccccttgagctaggtttTCTTGCAAgggtgtgtaggtttcccacttaaacccaacacttctccccctttgtcatacatcaaaaagagctccaacaatatcccaattattagactctttaatctctaatgaccataaatatcatgtattaatctctcataagattacatacatgttcactatCCTTTTGGTCATTTCCTAATGCTAAAACACATTTTTAGACTGTATCAGTGGACTGCCATTAACTCCAATCAACTGCCCTCttcaaaacgagcttacagagacattatgtgcttaccagttgactggtaactgtATCAGTCGGCTGGTACGCTATTTCAGCCAAAAATAACATTTTtgacccaacttcagaaatgcattaGAAATttcagacctccaaaaattttcaaattttgtggagatgtctattttaccaatgtctacttaggaaaaatatatttatcacagatcctaagattgacacaaaattcaaaactagataaatgattcaattgaaccttgacctaaagtccttgttttggcttcctcttgatgtatctgcccacactaaaccataatgcatccctaacattagtttatatgacatctatacatcaaaaactaattttcatgcactatgaccccaatgtcatattttcatgcatgatatcatcccaattgtgtcaacccactaggttagagacttaaatCCGTCTCCTAActacttggcacatttgatagcccatctaccatgggtcccagagGCTCTTCTTAATTTTAGGAATCTTAATCTtaatcacctccctaggtgactcatctaccatGACTACACCCACATGGTGTACCTTATTAGACTTCTTATTCTTAACTTTGGGCACCTCATCCTTTCCATAATCATATGCGACCCTTGCATATTTCTTATCATGGACCTTGGATGATTCTCCCTTGCCTTTAGTCACTCCTTCCTTGCCATTGTCATGTGTCAtcctagcacttgacctcctcttggccttggagggacccaatttgacatttttgggtctttggccacccaaacacatgtcaagttctttaggtccaataatgaacctatctaggaTTTTTTCCATTTCCTCAAGCCTTAACtttaaggcttgattttccaactctagggttctaaccctagagtcaacttgTCCACCTTGAGCATTCCTAGATCTACCCACcatcctaggcatatgtctctctTTTTTGcgattaatgcctaggttttcaaccaccttcCTCTCCTTAGGCAAGATTGGTTGTTTCTTGTTAGGTCTAACCTTACATAATTTCCTAGAGTTATCAACagtgttaaccctattcctatcattgtacctaatccataattatgcatgagtatataattttcaatattcctaacaagcatgaagaaatttgaacttggattaaacttcaaaatagggattatCATCCCTTTTACCTTTAAAGCTCCTacttgatttgagctcctcttctttcccatttcttcaaatgcgccaattttttgagctctcctctccttaggCACTTCATGTGGTAGCGTCtccactcaccacatgtgaaaCATCTAATGTTCTTCTTCTCCTTGACTCCATCCCTACAATCCACGTTAGTTCTTAAAGCAAGTTTACTGGGTTTAGggattacctcctttacctttttGAGAGAAGGATGCCTACTCTTATAGTGCcctatcttaccacactcaaagcatttgatgtggtcctttgtgctcttcttggtagttgaggtggagggttgagtttccaagatctcctcttccttggattgctcttcttcctcttcacttgaagatgttgtcggttctacttcttcctcccttgaagatgtgtaTTCTCGTCCTTGGATGTTAGTGTACATCGGAATACCAAGAACAAACTATAAGAAGAATGTGTATTatcttcctcttgttgtattCTCGTCCTTGAAGATGTGTATTATCGTCCTTGAATAGCGtatcacccaaatcgttcgcttcctataatgttagtgtacatcggaatacaaaacaaactaacaatagaaagctaAATTAAAACAAGAAGAATGAAGACAAGCAAACCATAAAGACACGCTCGTTTACGTGAttcggagataaaactcctactccacgaATATCCGTAAGATGAACGATCCCGATCTATCGGTGGATGATACCCCGGAGAACTTCTGGCTAGCTCGTGTaacttcttgtgggtggagaaacctcaccacaactcgcacaagaccacactagatcactttagcacttggagactctaattagggttaaccactatTAATTTTGTCAACTTGCTCAAGCATCCCGAGCTCTATTAAGTAGAGCTCAGGAGGAAAACACCAAGCTATTTTCCCGTCACCAGTCGATTGATACAAccatcaatcgactggtcctaagtgaaatttgacCGTTATAAGCCAACGGTTGGCTacaagtcgactgctacaataacgCTACAAAGTAATGTTACAGTACCTAGAATTTAAGCCTGAGTACAGTCTCTCATGTACTCATTCTTgcccgcacaacctagacctagccttttagcctcctccatcagcttcGCGTCCCTCGAATACCTCCCCATCCTTtacgccttgccttctggagcttccatcggctttGTCATTCTCGTCagatcttcctttgccaagaggccgcgcctccgggacttcatctatTTCCAAGTcgcacttggacttacgttgtcaagactacatgcttgaacttacaccgccaagactcaccttgGACTTTCTTTttctgccaagatcacacttggactcgctttgttgtacctgtatcctgcacactcacaatgcatatcaaataaaacaataaacctaacttaaacatttgcccaattatcaaaacctagggcacctagattgctccaacaagaacCATGTCTATGAATGAGACAACATAAACAAAGAGACATGATACTTCATTCAAATTGTTTGCAAGAGGGAGACTGTTGTGTGAGAGAAAGGAGTTAACTATATACCTTTTGTAATCATGATTGAAAACGGTTGACAGGGTCTAAAAGATGGATTTGCGAATCTGGATTGAAGATAACTTAAGATACAGATACCTTATTAATTACAATTTTATGGTAACTATGTGTTACTTTGATAATCTCTTAGGATAATTTCCAAGTAACTAATCTGCACCTGCTGTTTTCTAATTACAGCATTGCTTTTCTGAATTTCCTTTTTCAAAATAATGAGTTATATACTGATGATCTTCCTTTCTCGATGTTAGATTAATTAGTTTGATTTTTTCCTTGACAAAATACAAATGCAATGCAGCAAGGTCCTCTGGAAACAAAATGGAGTTGGAGGAACTGGATGCGGTGTCAACAAAAGAAGATGGCTTCATAACTGCTTCTGTGAAGAAAATTAAATGCTGGTTCTACACTCACTCCCAGCATCTTAACTTCCTAACAATTTTAATGCTTGCTTCAGTAAGTTGTCTATATTCCTTGTACCTATAGTCAGTCAGATGCAACATATTCACTGGTGATGGCAGAATAATCTTAGTTTCTTTTAGATCTTGAGTGCATAATTAGTTTCTAGCCACTGCTTGTTCATGTCTTAATTGTGCTAGGAAAAGTTCATTTGGCAGAACTTTTTTTATTCTAACATTCTTACGTCAAGCTGCTAGATTTACATAGAGGATTTGTACTTGGAATTTGTCCAATGAGTTTGTGATTGATCATGCAATTTAGGTACCAAACCCACTTTTTGATCTTGCTGGTATTATGTGTGGGCAACTTGGGATCCCATTTTGGAAGTTCTTCCTGGCAACCTTGATTGGAAAGGCACTGATAAAGACGCATATTCAGGTAAGTAGTAGAAATTTCCTTCGAATGTTTAggattttttaatctttttttgtGGTAATATTATATCCTCcgataaaataaataggaatgcTAATGTTATGTTGCATTCTTTATTTATCATATTAATATGCAAAATAGCTATAAAAAAATAGAGGAATTGCATTCTTTTAGAAGTTCTAAAGGAGTACTTCTTCGATCAAATTATTTTGTAACTTTACGAGATTGAAATACGCCCAAAGGAAAACTATGCTTAGGTCTGTAGCATGGCTCTACACAGTATCTGTGGGAAGAGAGAAGAGACTTTGGTTGGGTAAGGCAGTCGTAGAAAGGAGACAAGAAGAGGTGTAGTATAGTTAATGATTGGGCCACGTTAGAGCATACGATAGAAGAACAATGAAGATGAATAGCTGTGTTTTCTCTCTGATATCAAGGCACATGGTTTTGGAAATATGGACAATGCGACCTTTGAGTATTGTTAAATGGGAATAAAAGAGAAATCACAGGACTGTTTTATGGAAAATTATAGATTATCCAACTGGTCCCCCAGGTGAAAGGATCAATCCCTCCCCATGTAgctctaaaaaaaatattatccaaCTGATTTTTAATTGCTGAAACACGCAGTGTATGAAACTATGAATATTTGTGTTTATAGTGGATGCACTACTGCATTATATCTTAGTTTTTCTAGTTATATATCAGTTATTTGCTCTTAATACGCGCAAATTGTTGATGATTTTATAGGTAAAGTCTAGATTCATTTAGTGTTTTCCTAAACTTTAATGTTCTTTTACAGACAGTTTTCATTATTTCTGTGTGTAATAATCAACTCTTGGAGTGGCTGGAGAATGAGTTAATATGGGTGCTTCGTCTCATCCCTGGTCTCTCGTCTGCACTGCCTAACATGATTGCTAAATTACGAACAGTCCAGGACAAGTATTTATCTGCCCCAGTTCCAGAACCTGCCCTGCCAGAGAGAACGGTTGGTCattaaaaaaatgagaattttcaCTGCCACTGGTTTAGGTAGGCTAGAAATTTCTCAGGGCAGTGTTTTGATCTCTGTGTTTCTGGTTCTGCAGGCTCAGCAGTGGAACCTATCTATTACTATGATATGGAACGCTGTGCTATGGTTCGTGCTTATGAACTTCTTTGTGAAAATAGTGACAGCTACAGCCAAAGGATACCTCAAGGAGCAGCAAGAATTGGAGTTGACGAATCAGGAAACGAAGTTGAAGTCCTCTTGAGCATGGAGTTATCTCCCTAATATTCGCCCGTCAAATCTACATTCGATTCATTCAGAAGGCTCCCTCCCTTTTCTGCAATCTGTGAAAGCACACTTTTCCACAGCGAAATCATACTCTTGTACAGGTCAGTATTTGATGGCAGGCCCTATTTGTTCACCTGCTCCGAAGGGACCAAGTTATGCATTCGATTCTACAGTCATTTGTTGTTCATACAATAGATCGACCAAAGAATGTTTTAACAAGTTATCGGATAACTTGTGCATGTTCTTGCATACAAATCGAAAAATGGTATGCCAAATCACTTGATAACGCACTACTACGATTGGGTTGAGATGGCACATATATATAATTCTTGCTGAAAGATCTTATTCAACTGCACCATACGGCAATCAATACATAGAATGAACGACTTCTGATCGAAGTCTTACCACATCAATCGTATCGTTCGGATGCAAATTTCAGCTTATTGATCAGAGAAATACAACGCTTTATTCCAATCCTGTTTGTCAACTCACTTCTTGACCCACACAGAGTAGTCCTTCCCCGACGTAACGACCTGAAAGTTGGTAGGAACCAGATTGCCAACGTCGAATCGAGGGCCAATCTTGGTGATCAGTTTTCCATCGATCATGGCGACGTAGCAATCTGCATCCGAAGCCAGAATGGCGAGCGTGCTTCCCGGGTGAATCTCGTTTTGCAGCCTTACCGCAGCCAGCTCAGATATCTGCTCCTTCAGTCC is drawn from Zingiber officinale cultivar Zhangliang chromosome 1B, Zo_v1.1, whole genome shotgun sequence and contains these coding sequences:
- the LOC121976627 gene encoding vacuole membrane protein KMS1-like; this encodes MRQPFASRFAVALSLSLSAPRTGLEEMGSGEAMASPFTEDLHPSIKELKEKHQKDLQNLTLATQPFKTFYLFLFATLQHLRQSLIYILRKSGWIMPLTIPFAALGFFLVSDYGSYEKHLLELLHYTNYVVWWVTLGVASSIGLGSGLHTFVLYLGPHIAFFTIKAIKCGRVDLKTAPYDTIQLKRRPLWLEKKCSEFGPPIYHSSPESLVKVPLRSILPQVQLEAILWGLGTAFGELPPYFISRAARSSGNKMELEELDAVSTKEDGFITASVKKIKCWFYTHSQHLNFLTILMLASVPNPLFDLAGIMCGQLGIPFWKFFLATLIGKALIKTHIQTVFIISVCNNQLLEWLENELIWVLRLIPGLSSALPNMIAKLRTVQDKYLSAPVPEPALPERTAQQWNLSITMIWNAVLWFVLMNFFVKIVTATAKGYLKEQQELELTNQETKLKSS